From a single Candidatus Hydrogenedentota bacterium genomic region:
- a CDS encoding PepSY domain-containing protein: MTPRTTRWIHAIHKWTGLIIGINVLIFSMTATYLLVDEMVHQYLHHGNQGETVLLDPAKRLPVQPAIDAIEAHFAPVQGVVGRVAPGHFDGDVDQFLVVAAGGFLGFERDPYTGVLTLTRGTLPEGIPPMGEAGAANAAKGASIAERVSQFMLELHADLLIEFWGTILVGALGVIFLISTLTGWIIYGPFMKAMAFGFIRRGRALHMPMADLHKLVGIAALAFNLLMAVTGIGLTFGVFGIQYQVRADLQKSEATLGRFEKADPLPPFETVWAEAQKLYPDQYVSRIDFPVEGAIQGTRVYSSFSEPDPRDPGLLPSIGIVTAETTPRAQPYPLAWWMKAILVGARLHTGALGGNLVLLAYLFLSLSSGLLSVSGYLMYIAKWRKARRAASQRGESATSEGDARALPGSAAAFSVERR; the protein is encoded by the coding sequence ATGACGCCTCGCACCACCCGCTGGATTCACGCCATTCACAAGTGGACCGGCCTGATCATTGGTATCAACGTCCTCATTTTCAGCATGACCGCCACCTATCTGCTGGTGGACGAGATGGTCCACCAGTACCTCCATCACGGAAACCAAGGCGAAACCGTCCTACTCGATCCCGCAAAACGACTGCCTGTTCAGCCGGCTATCGACGCGATAGAAGCGCACTTTGCACCGGTCCAGGGGGTCGTGGGTCGGGTCGCCCCCGGACATTTCGACGGCGACGTGGATCAATTCCTGGTGGTTGCGGCGGGCGGCTTTCTCGGCTTTGAGCGCGATCCCTACACGGGGGTGCTCACCCTCACACGGGGTACACTGCCCGAGGGCATCCCGCCCATGGGCGAGGCCGGCGCGGCTAACGCCGCGAAAGGCGCCTCCATCGCCGAGCGGGTAAGCCAGTTCATGCTGGAGCTTCACGCCGACCTGCTTATTGAATTCTGGGGAACCATTCTTGTGGGCGCCCTGGGCGTCATATTCCTCATATCCACCCTCACGGGCTGGATAATCTATGGTCCGTTCATGAAGGCCATGGCCTTCGGCTTTATCCGCCGGGGCAGGGCTCTTCATATGCCCATGGCGGACCTCCACAAGCTGGTCGGCATTGCCGCGCTGGCCTTCAATCTGTTGATGGCGGTTACCGGCATCGGTTTGACCTTTGGCGTTTTCGGCATCCAGTACCAGGTACGGGCCGATCTCCAGAAGAGCGAGGCCACGCTCGGGCGCTTCGAGAAGGCCGATCCGCTGCCCCCCTTTGAAACGGTGTGGGCCGAGGCACAGAAGCTCTACCCCGATCAGTACGTTTCCCGTATCGATTTTCCCGTGGAGGGCGCCATCCAGGGCACCCGCGTTTACAGCAGCTTCTCCGAACCCGACCCCCGCGACCCCGGGCTGCTCCCGAGCATCGGGATCGTGACCGCCGAGACTACGCCCCGCGCCCAGCCCTATCCCCTCGCCTGGTGGATGAAGGCCATCCTCGTGGGTGCGCGGCTGCACACCGGCGCGCTCGGCGGGAATCTCGTTCTGCTCGCCTACCTGTTTCTAAGCCTGAGCTCCGGGCTCCTCTCGGTCTCCGGTTACCTCATGTACATCGCCAAGTGGCGAAAGGCCCGGCGGGCCGCGTCGCAGCGGGGGGAGTCGGCGACATCGGAAGGGGACGCGCGGGCGCTCCCCGGAAGCGCCGCCGCGTTCTCGGTTGAACGGCGCTGA
- the arsB gene encoding ACR3 family arsenite efflux transporter, protein MSLFERYLTVWVGMCMVGGIALGSIAPGVAQALDAMSIKINDAPVVSIPIAICLFFMMYPIMVKIDFGEVVQAGKSTKPMLLTLFINWAVKPFTMYGIAVLFLGGILNGFIGAGAVDLVKLPLGLDLAAGATYGAGTVVETAGGLMLEVPLWRSYLAGCILLGVAPCTAMVLVWGYLARGNDGHTLVMVSVNSLAMLVLYGLIGGFLLGVGKLPVPWEALLLSIAIYVALPLVCGYASRKLILRAKGEVWFKEKFLHVLTPFTITALLVTLVLLFSFKGAVILANPLTILWIAIPLTIQTVLIFMITYFLAKVLGFNYRDAAPSALIGASNHFEVAIATAVMLFGLSSGAALATVVGVLIEVPLMLALVRFCTRTEGWFASARAPQESA, encoded by the coding sequence ATGAGCCTGTTCGAGCGCTATCTTACCGTCTGGGTGGGTATGTGCATGGTCGGCGGCATCGCGTTGGGCTCCATCGCGCCCGGCGTCGCCCAGGCGCTCGACGCCATGTCGATCAAAATCAACGACGCGCCCGTGGTCTCGATCCCCATCGCGATTTGCCTCTTCTTCATGATGTACCCCATCATGGTGAAGATCGACTTCGGTGAAGTGGTCCAGGCGGGAAAGAGCACAAAGCCGATGCTTTTGACGCTCTTCATCAACTGGGCCGTGAAGCCCTTCACCATGTACGGTATCGCGGTGCTCTTTCTCGGCGGAATTCTGAACGGCTTCATCGGTGCGGGGGCCGTGGACTTGGTGAAACTGCCCCTGGGCCTCGATCTCGCGGCCGGCGCGACCTACGGCGCGGGCACCGTGGTGGAGACGGCCGGCGGTCTGATGCTCGAAGTACCCCTGTGGCGCAGTTACCTCGCGGGATGCATTCTCCTGGGTGTCGCGCCCTGCACGGCGATGGTGCTCGTGTGGGGCTATCTGGCCCGGGGCAACGACGGCCACACCCTGGTCATGGTCTCCGTGAACTCTCTGGCCATGCTGGTGCTTTACGGACTGATCGGAGGGTTTCTCCTCGGCGTCGGCAAGCTGCCGGTCCCCTGGGAAGCCCTGCTCCTCTCCATCGCCATCTATGTGGCCCTGCCCCTGGTCTGCGGCTACGCCAGCCGAAAGTTGATCCTTCGCGCGAAGGGCGAGGTCTGGTTCAAGGAGAAATTCCTCCACGTCCTGACCCCCTTCACCATCACGGCGCTCCTGGTGACGCTTGTGCTGCTTTTCTCATTCAAAGGTGCGGTCATCCTGGCGAATCCCCTCACCATTCTCTGGATTGCCATACCCCTGACCATCCAGACGGTTCTGATCTTCATGATCACCTACTTCCTCGCGAAGGTGCTGGGCTTCAACTACCGCGATGCCGCGCCCTCGGCCCTCATCGGAGCCTCCAATCACTTCGAAGTGGCCATCGCCACGGCGGTGATGCTCTTCGGCCTCTCGTCCGGCGCGGCACTGGCCACGGTCGTCGGCGTGCTGATCGAGGTGCCCCTCATGCTGGCGCTGGTGCGCTTCTGCACGCGTACCGAGGGTTGGTTCGCCAGCGCGCGAGCCCCCCAGGAATCCGCCTGA
- a CDS encoding arsenate reductase ArsC, translating to MSDAAQRLKILFLCTGNSCRSQMAEGWGRHLKDDRVDFFSAGIETHGLNPNAVKVMAEAGVDISGHRSRHIDEFKDVPLDYVITVCGHADENCPIFPGPTKVVHHGFDDPPKLAREAATEEEGLNHYRRVRDEIRAYVETLPESLTP from the coding sequence ATGTCAGATGCAGCACAAAGGCTGAAAATTCTCTTTCTCTGCACGGGAAATTCCTGCCGCAGCCAGATGGCCGAGGGCTGGGGTCGCCACTTGAAAGATGATCGGGTCGATTTTTTTTCCGCCGGTATCGAAACCCACGGCCTGAACCCCAACGCAGTGAAGGTCATGGCCGAGGCCGGGGTCGATATCTCCGGCCATCGGTCCCGGCATATTGACGAGTTCAAGGACGTCCCGCTGGACTACGTGATTACGGTCTGCGGCCATGCGGACGAGAACTGTCCGATTTTTCCCGGCCCCACGAAAGTGGTGCACCACGGCTTTGACGATCCGCCCAAACTCGCGCGGGAAGCGGCCACGGAAGAGGAGGGGCTGAACCACTATCGCCGTGTACGAGACGAGATTCGCGCCTACGTGGAGACCCTGCCCGAGTCCTTGACGCCGTAG
- a CDS encoding winged helix-turn-helix transcriptional regulator: MRSIVNITKALADENRVRALGALQHQPLCVCQIIELLGLAPSTVSKHLAILRQAGLVTSKKEGRWIYFQRADAPTEVVETLEWLYGQLARSTAHRDDQKKLRLILKQDPAILCQMQHKG, from the coding sequence ATGCGGTCTATCGTCAACATCACAAAGGCCCTGGCCGATGAAAACCGGGTGCGGGCCCTCGGCGCACTTCAGCACCAGCCGCTCTGCGTATGCCAGATCATCGAACTGCTGGGCCTGGCGCCCTCCACGGTATCCAAACATCTCGCGATACTGCGGCAGGCCGGACTCGTGACGTCGAAAAAAGAAGGGCGCTGGATCTACTTTCAGCGCGCAGACGCCCCCACGGAAGTGGTCGAGACCCTCGAATGGCTTTACGGCCAGTTGGCGCGATCAACCGCCCACCGGGACGACCAGAAGAAGCTCAGGCTTATTCTCAAACAGGACCCCGCGATTTTATGTCAGATGCAGCACAAAGGCTGA
- a CDS encoding PEP-CTERM sorting domain-containing protein, with the protein MRTKFTTRALRLGATLLVVALGTAAHATTVLYAVGQAFAPGHGHDTGNYLWSIDITNGEATQIAPIASGISGLGMAPDGTLYGRSGLSLYTVDRSNAALNLIGSAPSGSATSLEIMPDGRAFVLPFNADFETNQLHTLDLATGAQVPVGSATSLLDAIDLAFPNRDMTYGPFVISLGSVGNYLYGMDLETNTLIEIDPDTGDAEAKGDFDAARMETADGYWSGFAGLTGADTDGDGFNDALYGIANYYYDFNTQTSSARGAIGLFDLETSTWSLVGENEGVIFYSLASGNVTAPIPEPTTLALLGLGGAFLALRERRRTRKA; encoded by the coding sequence ATGAGAACGAAGTTCACAACCCGGGCACTGCGCCTGGGGGCCACCCTGTTGGTGGTTGCGCTCGGAACGGCTGCCCACGCCACGACGGTACTCTATGCCGTGGGCCAGGCCTTTGCGCCCGGTCATGGTCACGACACGGGCAACTATCTTTGGTCCATTGACATTACCAACGGCGAGGCGACGCAAATCGCGCCCATCGCCAGTGGCATTTCGGGACTGGGGATGGCGCCGGACGGTACGCTCTACGGCCGCAGCGGTCTCAGTCTCTACACTGTGGACCGATCGAACGCGGCCCTCAACCTGATCGGCAGTGCGCCATCCGGCAGTGCGACAAGTCTGGAAATCATGCCCGACGGTCGGGCCTTTGTGCTGCCCTTCAATGCGGATTTCGAGACGAACCAACTCCACACGCTGGACCTGGCGACCGGAGCGCAGGTTCCCGTGGGCAGCGCCACGTCCTTATTGGACGCCATCGACCTCGCTTTTCCGAACCGGGACATGACCTACGGGCCGTTTGTCATTTCCCTGGGGAGTGTTGGCAATTATCTCTATGGCATGGACCTCGAAACCAATACCCTCATAGAAATTGACCCGGACACCGGCGACGCCGAGGCCAAAGGCGACTTCGATGCGGCCCGCATGGAAACTGCGGACGGCTACTGGAGCGGATTTGCGGGATTGACCGGTGCGGACACGGATGGCGACGGCTTCAACGACGCCCTGTACGGAATCGCGAACTACTACTACGATTTCAATACGCAGACGAGCAGCGCCCGAGGCGCCATTGGATTGTTCGACCTTGAGACGAGCACCTGGTCCCTCGTCGGAGAAAATGAAGGCGTGATCTTCTATTCCCTCGCTTCCGGCAACGTCACGGCACCCATTCCCGAGCCGACCACCCTCGCATTGCTCGGTCTGGGCGGCGCATTTCTTGCCTTGCGCGAGAGGCGCCGCACGCGCAAGGCGTAA
- a CDS encoding nucleotide sugar dehydrogenase, with protein sequence MKCVCVIGLGYIGLPTASILATSGFHVLGVDIDAAVVATVNQGDIHIEEPGLHTVVRAAIQSGNLKAALKPAPADAYILAVPTPLTDGNRPDMSHVRATAEAIVPYLRRGALVILESTSPPGTCLDMLVPILESSGLNVGPDIHLAHCPERVLPGHILRELISNDRIIGGFDSVAAEKARDLYATFVDGPMHLTDLTTAEFVKVLENTYRDVNIALANEAALFCEGLGIQFSEAARLANRHPRVNVHQAGPGVGGHCISVDPWFLVDRFPEKARLIRLARLRNDGMPAHVADTVLELLAGLQDPRVAALGLAYKGNIDDTRESPAVAVIRRLLTEGIEVVAHDPFVRNAPVPRETLENALQGADCLLVLTDHDEYRHLGPAQAARLMRGRMVYDTRNVLCHADWREAGFSVRVLGGG encoded by the coding sequence ATGAAGTGTGTCTGCGTGATCGGGCTGGGCTACATCGGCCTGCCCACGGCCAGCATCCTCGCCACAAGCGGGTTCCACGTCCTCGGTGTGGATATCGACGCCGCCGTGGTCGCCACGGTGAATCAGGGCGACATCCACATTGAGGAGCCCGGACTCCACACCGTGGTGCGCGCGGCCATTCAGTCGGGAAACCTCAAGGCCGCCCTGAAGCCCGCACCGGCCGATGCGTATATACTGGCCGTGCCCACACCCCTCACCGATGGCAATCGTCCGGACATGAGCCATGTGCGCGCCACCGCGGAGGCCATCGTGCCGTATCTGCGCCGGGGCGCGCTCGTCATCCTGGAGTCCACCTCGCCGCCGGGCACCTGCCTCGACATGCTCGTGCCCATCCTCGAATCCTCTGGACTCAACGTCGGCCCGGATATTCACCTCGCCCACTGTCCCGAGCGTGTATTGCCGGGGCATATCCTCCGCGAACTCATCAGCAATGATCGGATTATTGGCGGCTTCGATTCCGTCGCCGCCGAGAAGGCCCGCGATCTTTACGCCACGTTTGTCGACGGTCCCATGCATCTGACCGATCTCACCACCGCCGAATTCGTGAAGGTGCTTGAAAACACCTATCGCGACGTGAATATCGCCCTGGCCAACGAGGCCGCTCTCTTCTGCGAGGGGCTCGGTATTCAATTTTCCGAGGCGGCCCGACTGGCCAACCGACACCCCCGCGTCAATGTCCATCAGGCCGGGCCGGGCGTGGGCGGGCACTGCATCTCCGTCGATCCCTGGTTCCTCGTCGACCGCTTTCCCGAAAAGGCCCGTCTCATCCGCCTGGCCCGCTTGCGCAACGATGGCATGCCCGCCCATGTGGCCGATACCGTCCTCGAACTGCTCGCGGGCCTTCAAGACCCCCGGGTCGCCGCGCTCGGTCTGGCCTACAAGGGCAATATCGACGATACCCGCGAGAGCCCCGCCGTGGCGGTTATCCGGCGATTGCTAACCGAAGGCATCGAGGTCGTCGCACACGATCCCTTCGTGCGCAACGCGCCGGTGCCCCGAGAAACGCTGGAGAACGCGCTCCAGGGCGCCGACTGCCTGCTGGTGCTGACCGATCACGACGAGTATCGCCACCTCGGCCCGGCCCAGGCCGCACGATTGATGCGGGGCCGAATGGTCTACGACACGCGCAATGTCCTGTGCCACGCGGACTGGCGCGAGGCCGGCTTTTCGGTGCGCGTCCTCGGCGGCGGTTGA
- the wecB gene encoding UDP-N-acetylglucosamine 2-epimerase (non-hydrolyzing): MNILVVLGTRPEAIKMAPVIRALRAHTAKPSVSLCLTAQHRDLLDQALALFELPVDYDLNLMRPDQSLSGLTGAVLTGLEPILASERPDLVLVHGDTTTSFTAALSAFYHQIPVGHVEAGLRSHHPAQPFPEELNRRMTDALAFHHFAPTEDARENLLRENIDPSRILVTGNTVVDALIFAAALPCPSGDPRLENLGRERDLILVTAHRRESFGAPFFEICRALRTIADRHPGAEIAFPVHPNPRVFDAARKLLGGHDRIHLLDPVEYLPFVHLMKRARLVLTDSGGIQEEAPTFGVPVLVLRDVTERPEALAAGTARLVGTHHDTIVAAADELLEDTGARTGMIQNGNPFGDGKAGERIATFLMQGREGTP, from the coding sequence ATGAACATACTGGTGGTACTGGGCACGCGTCCGGAGGCGATAAAAATGGCCCCGGTTATTCGGGCTCTGCGCGCACATACCGCAAAACCTTCCGTGTCCCTATGTCTCACCGCCCAGCATCGCGATCTGCTCGATCAGGCCCTTGCCCTGTTCGAGCTGCCGGTGGACTATGACCTCAATCTCATGCGGCCCGACCAGTCCCTCTCGGGCCTGACGGGCGCGGTCCTCACGGGCCTGGAACCCATTCTGGCTTCGGAGCGACCCGATCTCGTGCTGGTGCACGGAGACACCACCACTTCTTTCACCGCGGCCCTGTCCGCCTTCTATCACCAGATTCCCGTGGGGCACGTGGAGGCGGGACTCCGCAGCCACCATCCGGCGCAGCCTTTTCCCGAGGAGCTCAACCGCCGGATGACGGACGCCCTGGCCTTCCATCATTTCGCGCCGACCGAGGACGCCCGGGAGAACCTGCTGCGGGAGAATATAGACCCATCGCGGATTCTGGTGACCGGAAATACCGTTGTGGACGCACTGATCTTCGCCGCGGCCCTGCCCTGCCCATCCGGCGATCCGCGCCTGGAGAACCTCGGTCGGGAGCGGGACTTGATTCTCGTCACGGCGCACCGCCGGGAAAGCTTCGGCGCGCCCTTCTTTGAGATCTGTCGCGCCCTGCGGACGATCGCGGACCGGCATCCCGGCGCGGAAATCGCTTTTCCGGTTCATCCGAATCCCCGCGTATTCGATGCCGCGCGAAAGCTCCTCGGCGGACATGATCGCATTCACCTGCTCGATCCGGTGGAATACCTGCCCTTTGTCCACCTCATGAAACGCGCCCGGCTCGTTCTCACGGACTCGGGCGGCATCCAGGAAGAGGCCCCCACCTTCGGCGTACCCGTTCTCGTTCTTCGCGACGTCACGGAGCGCCCCGAAGCCCTGGCGGCGGGAACCGCGCGGCTCGTGGGAACGCACCACGACACTATTGTCGCGGCGGCCGATGAACTGCTCGAGGACACGGGTGCCCGAACCGGTATGATTCAAAACGGAAATCCCTTCGGCGATGGCAAGGCCGGTGAGCGAATAGCAACATTCCTCATGCAGGGGCGGGAGGGTACACCATGA
- a CDS encoding PilT/PilU family type 4a pilus ATPase — protein MTTTTTTTPHPLSTDLALHKIVGYALKNRASDIHLKVGRPPAVRIDSVLRFVPTEDLSEEQFLGFLHEIMDEQRIVEFLETGDADMAVSFPGQGRFRANIYRQRGAMAMILRHVRTEIPDFKQLNLPEKAMEKIANLPRGLVLVTGTTSSGKSTTLAAIIGRINQIRHGHIVTLEDPIEYVHHDNQCSVSQREVGIDTKDFRSGLRAIMREDPNVILIGEMRDVDTFYTCLGAAETGHLVFSTLHTTNVMMTIDRILDMFPSSQQAQIRSQLALQLKAVVSQRLLPNASGSGRVPAVEIMFATPGIISLIREDEIGRIPQVIADGSEEGMQTFNMHLIQMVKAGTISMEDAEFASDNADALKANLSGIFGSRDRGGITKHRPVRFEQAHPYG, from the coding sequence ATGACCACCACCACGACCACCACCCCGCACCCCCTTTCCACCGATCTCGCCCTGCACAAGATTGTGGGCTACGCGCTGAAAAATCGCGCCTCCGACATCCACTTGAAAGTGGGACGCCCCCCCGCTGTGCGGATTGACAGCGTGCTTCGATTCGTCCCAACCGAAGACCTGAGCGAAGAGCAGTTTCTGGGCTTCCTCCACGAGATCATGGATGAGCAGCGCATTGTGGAATTTCTCGAGACAGGAGACGCCGACATGGCGGTCAGCTTTCCCGGCCAGGGCCGGTTTCGGGCCAACATCTACCGGCAGCGCGGCGCCATGGCCATGATCCTGCGCCACGTGCGCACGGAGATTCCCGATTTCAAGCAGCTCAACCTGCCCGAGAAGGCGATGGAGAAGATCGCGAACCTTCCCCGGGGCCTCGTGCTGGTCACCGGCACCACGAGCAGCGGCAAGTCCACCACACTGGCCGCCATCATCGGCCGGATCAACCAGATTCGCCATGGTCATATTGTGACGCTGGAAGATCCCATCGAGTATGTGCACCACGACAATCAATGCAGCGTGAGCCAGCGCGAAGTGGGTATCGACACCAAGGATTTTCGCAGCGGGCTGCGCGCCATCATGCGCGAGGATCCGAATGTCATCCTCATCGGCGAAATGCGTGATGTGGACACCTTTTACACCTGCCTGGGCGCCGCGGAGACGGGTCACCTCGTTTTCAGCACGCTCCACACCACAAACGTCATGATGACGATTGACCGCATACTGGACATGTTCCCCTCGTCGCAGCAAGCCCAGATTCGCTCCCAGCTCGCGCTCCAGCTCAAGGCGGTGGTTTCCCAGCGGCTCCTGCCCAATGCGAGCGGGAGCGGGCGTGTCCCGGCGGTGGAAATCATGTTCGCCACGCCGGGCATCATTTCCCTCATCCGTGAAGACGAGATCGGCCGCATACCCCAGGTAATCGCCGACGGATCGGAAGAGGGTATGCAGACCTTCAACATGCACCTGATCCAGATGGTCAAGGCGGGCACGATCTCCATGGAGGATGCGGAATTCGCATCCGACAACGCCGACGCCCTCAAGGCGAACCTTTCGGGTATCTTCGGGTCGCGGGATCGCGGGGGCATTACGAAGCACCGTCCGGTGCGCTTCGAGCAGGCGCATCCGTATGGATGA
- a CDS encoding cytochrome ubiquinol oxidase subunit I, with translation MNYPVWDVPHIGSGWVIGGIAIFHVMISHFAVGGGFYLPMAERKALREGREDWLQAVHRHSKFFMILTAVFGAVSGVGIWFAIGLANPEGTSTLIHNFVFGWAIEWTFFIVEITAAMVYYYTWGRIDNETHLKVGWVYAISAWASLVIINGILTFMLTPGSSWLEVAGTGNEASRFWNAFFNPTYWPSLCLRTLICISLAGVWALITGSRIDGNAEPRLKAEVIRWSVKWLIPSFLLLPVCFLWYLYMMPEGRMELLRIGINTIGSGAFTQVTRAALVIVMTSATIAVVVYFLAWRNPKDFTFGHALAVLFLALAATASTEQAREMIRKPYVVVDHMYSNGIRRSDVERMNAEGYLAKSIWVTPEERGRWSAAPGVQPAADMTPATDQLERGKLMFQGQCLACHTESGYRSMRSFLATRDRQAIDNILAMLHKPEADSPYRAYMPPLVGTPEEIAALAAYLTEMAHGPADGEKTQVAAQ, from the coding sequence ATGAATTACCCAGTTTGGGACGTACCCCACATCGGGAGTGGATGGGTGATCGGCGGTATCGCCATCTTCCATGTCATGATCTCCCATTTCGCCGTCGGCGGTGGTTTTTATCTGCCCATGGCCGAACGCAAGGCCCTGCGGGAAGGCCGCGAAGACTGGCTTCAGGCCGTGCACCGGCACTCCAAGTTCTTCATGATCCTCACGGCAGTGTTTGGCGCGGTGAGCGGCGTGGGGATCTGGTTTGCCATCGGCCTGGCGAACCCGGAAGGCACCAGCACGCTCATCCACAACTTCGTATTCGGCTGGGCCATCGAGTGGACCTTCTTCATCGTCGAAATCACGGCGGCCATGGTCTACTACTACACCTGGGGCCGCATCGACAACGAGACGCACCTTAAGGTGGGCTGGGTCTACGCCATCTCCGCGTGGGCGAGCCTGGTCATCATCAACGGTATCCTCACCTTCATGCTTACGCCCGGCTCTTCGTGGCTGGAGGTCGCCGGCACGGGCAACGAGGCGTCGCGGTTCTGGAACGCCTTCTTCAACCCCACCTACTGGCCGAGTCTCTGCCTTCGCACCCTCATCTGCATCTCGCTGGCGGGCGTGTGGGCGCTGATTACCGGTAGCCGCATCGACGGCAACGCTGAGCCCCGGCTGAAGGCGGAAGTCATTCGCTGGTCCGTCAAATGGCTGATACCGTCCTTCCTGCTGCTCCCCGTGTGTTTCCTCTGGTATCTCTACATGATGCCCGAAGGGCGCATGGAGCTGCTGCGCATCGGCATCAACACCATCGGCTCCGGCGCCTTCACCCAGGTTACCCGCGCGGCCCTGGTGATTGTCATGACTTCGGCCACCATTGCCGTCGTCGTATACTTCCTCGCCTGGCGCAATCCGAAGGACTTCACCTTCGGCCACGCGCTGGCGGTGCTCTTTCTCGCACTGGCGGCAACGGCATCCACCGAGCAGGCCCGCGAGATGATCCGCAAGCCCTATGTGGTCGTCGATCACATGTATTCCAACGGCATCCGCCGCTCCGACGTTGAGCGCATGAACGCCGAAGGCTACCTGGCGAAATCGATCTGGGTCACACCGGAGGAGCGCGGACGCTGGAGTGCCGCGCCCGGGGTTCAGCCGGCGGCGGACATGACACCGGCAACCGACCAACTGGAGCGAGGCAAGCTCATGTTCCAGGGCCAGTGCCTGGCCTGCCACACGGAATCGGGCTACCGCAGCATGCGGAGTTTCCTGGCCACACGGGATAGACAGGCCATAGACAACATTCTGGCCATGTTGCACAAGCCCGAGGCCGACTCGCCCTATCGCGCGTACATGCCGCCGTTGGTGGGAACACCGGAGGAGATCGCGGCCCTGGCGGCCTATCTCACCGAGATGGCTCACGGCCCCGCGGATGGGGAGAAGACCCAGGTGGCCGCCCAGTAG
- a CDS encoding cytochrome b N-terminal domain-containing protein, with product MKTSSSAGPEPAKIPGLYGWVNERLDLEELMAFAKKKQVPEHKHSFWYYWGGLSLFFFLVQLLTGILLLVYYKPGPEAYDSVRQITYEIDFGWLVRSAHSWSANLMVVAVVVHMFSVFFMKAYRKPREFGWWSGMALFIITLVFGFSGYLLPMDDLAYFATKVGLEIPQAIPGLGPVIVNIVQGGPEVTSITIQRFFAMHAVVLPLAFIMMLAFHLWLVQKHGNASPPSIEALPAEERKSVPFFPNFLMKDFALWLIALNIVAILASMFPWSLGPPADPLAPAPLGIHPEWYFMSQFQLLKVLGQWFPGALGEYLGIGLFGLATLMWTLIPLYDVKTARGKRARNATWFGLAVLLAMIILTILGYADVWSAGSHG from the coding sequence ATGAAAACGTCATCATCCGCCGGGCCTGAGCCCGCAAAGATCCCCGGCCTCTACGGCTGGGTCAACGAGCGCCTCGACCTGGAGGAGCTCATGGCCTTTGCGAAAAAGAAGCAGGTGCCCGAGCACAAGCACTCTTTCTGGTACTACTGGGGCGGCCTGTCGCTCTTCTTTTTCCTGGTGCAATTGCTCACCGGCATTCTGCTGCTGGTGTATTACAAGCCCGGCCCCGAGGCCTACGACTCGGTGCGCCAGATTACCTATGAAATCGATTTCGGCTGGCTGGTGCGCTCGGCTCACTCCTGGTCCGCCAACCTCATGGTGGTGGCCGTGGTGGTGCACATGTTCTCGGTTTTCTTCATGAAGGCCTACCGCAAACCCCGGGAATTCGGCTGGTGGAGCGGCATGGCGCTGTTCATCATCACCCTGGTTTTCGGCTTCAGCGGCTACCTGCTGCCGATGGATGACCTGGCCTACTTCGCGACGAAGGTGGGCCTTGAAATTCCCCAGGCCATTCCCGGCCTCGGACCGGTCATCGTGAACATCGTGCAGGGCGGTCCGGAAGTCACCAGCATCACGATTCAGCGGTTCTTCGCCATGCACGCGGTGGTGCTGCCGCTGGCCTTTATCATGATGCTCGCCTTCCACCTCTGGCTGGTCCAGAAGCACGGCAACGCTTCGCCCCCCTCCATCGAGGCCCTGCCCGCCGAAGAGCGCAAGAGCGTGCCCTTCTTCCCGAACTTCCTCATGAAGGATTTTGCCCTCTGGCTCATCGCCCTCAATATCGTGGCGATTCTGGCGAGCATGTTTCCCTGGTCCCTCGGGCCGCCGGCCGATCCCCTGGCCCCCGCGCCCCTGGGAATTCACCCCGAGTGGTACTTCATGAGCCAGTTCCAGTTGCTCAAGGTGCTCGGGCAGTGGTTCCCCGGCGCGTTGGGCGAATATCTGGGCATCGGGCTCTTCGGCCTGGCCACGCTGATGTGGACCCTGATTCCGCTGTACGACGTAAAGACGGCCCGCGGCAAGCGCGCGCGTAACGCCACCTGGTTTGGCCTGGCGGTGTTGCTGGCCATGATCATTTTGACCATCCTCGGCTATGCCGACGTCTGGAGCGCGGGCTCCCACGGCTGA